One Ardenticatenales bacterium genomic region harbors:
- a CDS encoding PqqD family protein, producing MDPQLIPLPVPDIIWRILDGEVVLVSPRAGKVRVLNEVGSALWQLLDGKRTVGEMQAYLVRHYDVMPAQAAADLDTFLQDLAARGLIQLTSH from the coding sequence ATGGATCCACAACTGATTCCCCTCCCTGTTCCTGACATTATCTGGCGCATCCTGGACGGCGAAGTGGTGCTAGTCTCACCGCGCGCCGGGAAGGTGCGCGTGCTGAATGAAGTGGGCAGCGCATTGTGGCAGTTGCTTGACGGGAAGCGCACGGTGGGCGAGATGCAGGCGTATCTGGTGCGACATTATGACGTGATGCCGGCACAAGCCGCCGCCGACCTGGACACATTCCTGCAAGACCTGGCCGCGCGCGGATTGATCCAGCTCACGAGTCATTGA
- a CDS encoding polysaccharide biosynthesis tyrosine autokinase, with protein MEMRHYLNLLRRKTWLILIAMIISGGSAYLVSKNTAPTYQASTRLLIDEAPGSNAGNEYAQLLLEQQLAGTYVELLQTRPVLEKTIAELGLNTSVDALASEISVSTPQDSKILGIQVRNHDSNRAAAIANTLAQVFIQDNEERQSQRYAESIQKRQQLLDDLADQIEALETEISSYGEVDTPERQAAYDRLQTNLRETQIKYTQNFQDLEDLRLEQARGSNNLLVVEKAIPPSTPIRPRVGTNTALAVAAGAIAALGLIFTLEYLDDSVKTPEQIEEDTGLPTLGFISEIGGKNGAARVITLHEPRAPVSEAFRGLRTNLGFTMIDASLQTVAISSAVPGEGKSTITANLGVVMAQAGKSVVVIDADLRLSRQHHLFNLSNNHGLTSAILDQDTPVRQYLQSTSMPGLCVLTSGPLPPNPSELLNSQRMSQVLQSLGEEFDLLIVDTPPLLTVTDAAIVGTRVDGCLIVVEAGATRRVALAHATENLAKAGARVLGAVLNRMQAGSAGNYDIYYNYYHQEYDAQGRRVNAGKSRRLPDWLSGLSNRS; from the coding sequence ATGGAAATGAGACACTATCTTAATCTGCTGCGCCGCAAGACCTGGCTCATTCTGATTGCCATGATCATCAGCGGCGGATCGGCTTACCTGGTCAGCAAGAACACGGCTCCCACTTATCAGGCTTCGACGCGGCTGCTGATTGATGAAGCCCCCGGCAGCAATGCCGGCAATGAGTACGCGCAACTTCTGTTAGAACAGCAACTTGCCGGCACTTACGTCGAACTCCTGCAAACCCGCCCCGTGCTGGAAAAAACCATCGCCGAATTGGGATTGAACACCAGCGTGGACGCCCTCGCCAGCGAGATTTCCGTCTCCACACCCCAAGACTCCAAAATCCTGGGCATCCAGGTGCGTAACCACGATAGCAACCGCGCCGCCGCCATCGCCAACACCCTGGCCCAGGTCTTCATTCAGGACAACGAGGAGCGGCAAAGTCAGCGGTACGCGGAATCCATCCAGAAACGGCAGCAACTTCTGGACGACCTGGCGGACCAGATCGAAGCCCTAGAAACGGAAATCAGCAGCTACGGCGAAGTGGATACGCCAGAACGCCAGGCAGCCTACGACCGATTGCAAACAAACCTGCGCGAAACACAAATCAAGTACACACAGAACTTCCAGGACCTGGAGGACTTGCGGCTAGAACAGGCACGCGGCAGCAACAATCTGCTCGTCGTGGAGAAAGCCATCCCGCCGTCCACTCCCATTCGCCCGCGCGTGGGCACGAACACCGCCCTGGCCGTGGCCGCGGGCGCCATAGCCGCCCTGGGCCTCATCTTCACGCTGGAATACCTGGACGACAGCGTAAAAACACCGGAGCAAATCGAAGAAGATACGGGCCTGCCTACGTTGGGTTTCATCAGCGAAATCGGCGGCAAGAACGGCGCGGCGCGCGTGATCACACTACACGAACCACGCGCTCCCGTGTCCGAGGCGTTTCGGGGGCTGCGCACGAACCTGGGTTTTACGATGATTGACGCCAGCCTACAAACCGTGGCGATCAGCAGCGCGGTTCCCGGTGAAGGCAAGTCAACGATAACGGCCAACCTGGGCGTGGTGATGGCGCAGGCGGGTAAATCGGTGGTCGTTATTGACGCCGACCTGCGATTGTCGCGGCAGCATCATCTTTTTAACCTCAGCAACAATCATGGCCTTACCTCGGCCATCCTGGATCAAGACACGCCCGTGCGCCAATATCTGCAATCGACGTCTATGCCGGGCCTGTGCGTCCTCACCAGTGGCCCGCTGCCACCCAATCCCTCGGAGTTGCTTAACTCGCAGCGCATGAGCCAGGTGTTACAATCACTTGGCGAGGAGTTTGACCTGCTGATTGTGGATACGCCGCCCTTGTTGACGGTCACGGATGCGGCCATTGTGGGAACACGGGTTGATGGCTGCCTTATCGTCGTGGAGGCGGGCGCAACCAGGCGGGTGGCGCTGGCGCACGCCACGGAGAACCTGGCAAAAGCTGGGGCACGGGTGCTAGGAGCGGTCTTGAACCGGATGCAGGCCGGCAGCGCGGGCAATTACGACATTTATTACAATTATTATCACCAGGAATATGATGCGCAGGGAAGACGAGTAAATGCCGGCAAATCCCGCCGTCTGCCAGATTGGTTATCGGGGCTGAGTAATCGTTCATGA
- a CDS encoding dienelactone hydrolase family protein, with protein MTPPQPPGFLAVPRDTGRGVLVLHPWWGLNDTIKAFCTRLAEAGFIAFAPDLYHGQLATTIPEAERLSRALDVERARADIAAAVAFLRAASAGQTLAVVGFSLGAFFALELSTMAPETIDAVVVFYGTGPGDYTGSKAAYLGHFAANDPYEPEAEVNRLEAALRAAGRPVTICRYAGTGHWFFEPDRTDAYDAPAAALAWARTLAFLNDRRMSEDDKYR; from the coding sequence ATGACACCCCCGCAACCCCCTGGTTTTCTAGCCGTGCCGCGCGATACAGGGCGCGGCGTTCTGGTTCTGCATCCCTGGTGGGGGCTGAACGACACCATCAAGGCGTTTTGCACACGGCTGGCGGAAGCCGGCTTCATCGCCTTCGCGCCGGACCTCTATCACGGCCAACTGGCTACGACCATCCCGGAGGCGGAAAGGCTGAGCCGCGCCCTTGACGTTGAACGAGCGCGGGCGGACATTGCCGCCGCCGTTGCCTTCCTGCGCGCCGCGTCGGCAGGCCAGACCCTGGCCGTGGTCGGATTCTCTCTGGGGGCGTTTTTCGCGCTGGAGCTTTCCACGATGGCCCCGGAAACCATTGATGCCGTCGTCGTCTTCTACGGAACCGGCCCCGGCGATTACACCGGCTCAAAGGCGGCTTATCTCGGTCATTTCGCGGCAAACGATCCGTATGAACCGGAGGCAGAGGTCAACAGGCTGGAGGCTGCCTTACGCGCGGCGGGTCGCCCCGTTACGATTTGTCGTTATGCCGGCACGGGGCACTGGTTTTTCGAGCCGGATCGGACCGATGCCTACGACGCCCCGGCCGCGGCGCTGGCGTGGGCACGAACATTGGCTTTCCTCAACGACCGGCGAATGTCGGAGGACGATAAGTATAGATAG
- a CDS encoding xanthine dehydrogenase family protein molybdopterin-binding subunit yields the protein MTDYAYLGKPRKLIDGQEKVTGHTRFTADLRLPRMVHARPVLSPYAHAGILSINTTAAAAMPGVIAVLTAADLPTRDRVITSRNSAVLAKEEVLWRGQPVAVVVAETEAAAHDAVDFVDVNYDPRPVVADALSAMSPDAPTVWPRGLPREESDLTAVHTNEGVGKNGANALPNNVHGRSEFARGDIAAGFAAADLILEHTYHTSMVHQGYLEPHACVADPDPLGRGVTIYTSTQGQFLVREEVARLLSLPESSVRVVPQTVGGAFGAKYGIVEPLTAAVALAVGLPTRLAFTRSEDFLATTPSPAITITLKTGVQRDGTLTALQARVVLDNGVFSFRLGGIVAALLGGYYKWPNLRIECLEVSTHKPQIGAYRAPGAPHATFAVESQMDEMAAALSLDPLAFRLQNVAEEGDLSGTGRPWPNIGLRRCLEELAQHPAWRERAAKGPDEGVGLAVGGWPSAVEPSSAICRVDNDGTVSIQVGTVDISGVNSSFVLVAAEILGVHPDQVRLIQGDTSSGPFGAASGGSQVTYAMSGAVAAAAEAAKQKLIKIAAEEFEAAAADIELAEGAARVRGVPDRTLPLSQLVRIAQSKRGGGGPIVSEGSAAVAQNAPGFVAHLLKVRVDRETGEVQPLDYVAFQDVGFALNPLLVQGQMHGGMVQGMSLGLYEAMVYDGEGQLLSGSLLDYVLPRADMVPRLETNLVNNPSPLGPFGVRGVGEPPITAGAAALANAIKDAADVRLTRLPLRAEQVWQALRHSPMTPSVAAGNE from the coding sequence ATGACTGATTATGCTTACCTCGGCAAGCCTCGCAAACTGATCGACGGCCAAGAAAAAGTCACCGGCCACACGCGCTTCACCGCCGACCTGCGCCTGCCGCGCATGGTTCACGCTCGTCCCGTACTCAGTCCGTATGCGCATGCCGGCATCCTCTCCATCAACACCACCGCCGCCGCCGCCATGCCCGGCGTCATCGCCGTCCTCACCGCCGCCGACCTGCCCACCCGCGACCGCGTCATCACCTCCCGCAACAGCGCCGTGCTGGCTAAAGAGGAAGTCCTCTGGCGCGGGCAGCCCGTAGCCGTCGTCGTCGCCGAAACGGAAGCCGCCGCGCACGATGCCGTCGATTTCGTAGACGTTAATTACGACCCGCGGCCCGTTGTCGCCGATGCCCTATCGGCCATGTCCCCGGACGCGCCCACCGTTTGGCCGCGTGGCCTTCCCCGCGAAGAATCCGACCTGACCGCCGTCCACACCAACGAGGGCGTAGGCAAAAACGGCGCGAATGCGCTGCCAAACAACGTCCACGGGCGCAGCGAATTCGCGCGCGGCGACATTGCCGCCGGGTTTGCCGCCGCCGACCTGATTCTGGAACACACCTACCACACGAGCATGGTCCACCAGGGCTACCTGGAACCGCACGCCTGCGTCGCCGACCCCGATCCCCTGGGGCGCGGCGTCACCATTTACACCAGCACCCAGGGGCAGTTTCTCGTGCGCGAAGAAGTTGCCCGTCTCCTCTCCCTACCGGAAAGCAGCGTGCGCGTCGTGCCGCAAACGGTCGGCGGCGCGTTTGGCGCGAAATATGGCATCGTGGAGCCACTGACGGCGGCCGTCGCCCTGGCCGTCGGCTTGCCCACGCGGCTGGCGTTCACCCGCTCTGAAGATTTCCTGGCCACCACCCCCTCCCCGGCAATCACCATCACGCTAAAAACGGGCGTGCAGCGCGATGGCACGCTGACGGCGCTGCAAGCGCGCGTGGTGCTGGACAACGGCGTCTTTTCCTTCCGCCTCGGCGGCATCGTCGCCGCGCTCCTGGGCGGCTACTACAAGTGGCCCAATCTGCGCATCGAATGCCTGGAGGTGAGTACGCACAAGCCGCAAATTGGGGCCTACCGCGCACCCGGCGCGCCGCACGCCACCTTCGCCGTCGAATCGCAAATGGATGAGATGGCCGCCGCTTTGTCACTGGACCCGCTGGCGTTCCGGCTGCAAAACGTGGCGGAGGAAGGGGATTTGAGCGGCACGGGGCGACCCTGGCCGAACATCGGGCTGCGGCGCTGCCTGGAGGAGTTGGCGCAGCATCCCGCCTGGCGGGAGCGGGCGGCAAAAGGGCCGGACGAAGGTGTTGGCCTGGCCGTGGGCGGCTGGCCCTCCGCCGTGGAACCCTCCTCCGCAATTTGCCGCGTGGACAACGATGGCACGGTCAGCATTCAGGTGGGCACGGTGGACATCTCCGGCGTGAACAGCAGCTTTGTGCTGGTGGCGGCGGAGATTTTGGGCGTGCACCCCGATCAGGTGCGCCTGATTCAGGGAGACACGAGCAGCGGCCCCTTTGGCGCGGCCAGCGGCGGCAGCCAGGTCACGTATGCCATGTCTGGCGCGGTGGCCGCCGCGGCGGAAGCAGCCAAACAGAAGCTGATCAAGATCGCGGCGGAGGAATTTGAAGCCGCCGCGGCGGACATCGAGCTGGCGGAAGGAGCGGCGCGGGTGCGCGGCGTGCCGGACCGGACGCTGCCGTTGTCCCAACTGGTGCGCATCGCCCAGAGCAAGCGGGGCGGCGGCGGACCCATCGTGAGCGAGGGCAGCGCCGCCGTGGCGCAAAATGCCCCCGGCTTTGTCGCTCATTTGCTCAAGGTGCGCGTGGACCGGGAAACGGGCGAAGTGCAGCCGCTGGATTACGTCGCGTTCCAGGACGTTGGCTTTGCCCTCAATCCGCTGCTGGTGCAGGGGCAAATGCACGGCGGCATGGTTCAGGGGATGAGCCTGGGGCTGTACGAGGCGATGGTTTATGACGGTGAGGGGCAGCTTCTGAGCGGCAGCCTGCTGGATTATGTGCTGCCGCGGGCGGATATGGTTCCGCGGCTGGAGACGAACCTGGTCAACAACCCGTCGCCGCTTGGGCCGTTTGGGGTGCGTGGCGTGGGCGAACCGCCCATTACGGCGGGGGCGGCGGCGCTGGCAAACGCCATCAAGGATGCCGCCGACGTGCGTCTGACCCGTTTACCACTGCGCGCCGAACAGGTGTGGCAGGCCCTGCGCCACTCCCCCATGACGCCGTCAGTAGCTGCCGGCAACGAGTAA